From Desulfuromonas soudanensis, the proteins below share one genomic window:
- a CDS encoding aminotransferase class V-fold PLP-dependent enzyme, whose protein sequence is MAIYFDNAATTFPKPEAVICAVEEALRFCGANPGRGGHRMALDAVRLVFETREALASFFAIDDASRIAFTANATEAINLALFGLLRPGDRVVTSTMEHNAVTRPLRALQERGVTVVKVAADPQGFVDPAAIRQACLAEKTRLVVLSHCSNVTGTVQPIEEIGPWCRRQGIRFMVDAAQSAGLIAINVEGMAIDLLAVPGHKGLLGPQGTGFLYVRKGLNLTPLIYGGTGGNSHSELQPEEMPERLESGTLNLPGLAGLKAGVEFLSAEGLAEVRAHEGELLERLIAGLREIPGISLYGPADPRSHGGALSFNLAGRDPAEVGFLLDRDYAIFSRVGLHCAPDAHRSIGTFPRGTVRVSPGYFSTAEEIDQLLVALSAISTHPPD, encoded by the coding sequence ATGGCCATCTATTTCGACAACGCCGCAACCACCTTTCCCAAACCCGAGGCCGTCATCTGCGCCGTCGAGGAGGCCCTGCGTTTCTGCGGCGCCAATCCCGGACGCGGCGGCCATCGCATGGCTCTCGATGCCGTGCGTCTGGTTTTCGAAACCCGCGAAGCGCTCGCCTCCTTTTTTGCCATAGACGACGCCTCGCGGATCGCCTTTACCGCCAATGCCACCGAGGCGATCAATCTGGCGCTCTTCGGCCTCCTGCGCCCCGGCGATCGCGTCGTCACCTCGACCATGGAACACAACGCCGTGACCCGCCCTCTGCGGGCCCTTCAGGAGCGCGGAGTGACGGTGGTCAAGGTCGCCGCCGACCCCCAGGGCTTCGTCGACCCGGCCGCCATCCGCCAGGCCTGCCTTGCCGAAAAGACCCGTCTGGTCGTCCTCTCCCACTGCTCCAACGTCACCGGAACGGTGCAGCCGATCGAGGAGATCGGCCCCTGGTGCCGCCGCCAGGGGATCCGCTTCATGGTCGATGCCGCCCAGAGCGCCGGGCTGATCGCCATCAACGTCGAGGGGATGGCGATCGATCTCCTCGCCGTTCCCGGCCACAAGGGGCTCCTCGGCCCCCAGGGGACGGGATTTCTCTACGTGCGCAAAGGCCTGAACCTGACCCCTCTGATCTACGGAGGGACCGGCGGTAACTCCCATTCGGAGCTGCAGCCCGAGGAGATGCCCGAACGGTTGGAGAGCGGTACCCTCAACCTGCCGGGGCTGGCCGGACTCAAGGCCGGTGTCGAGTTCCTGTCCGCCGAGGGGCTCGCCGAAGTTCGCGCTCACGAAGGGGAACTCCTCGAGCGTCTCATCGCCGGTCTGCGCGAGATCCCCGGCATTTCCCTCTACGGTCCGGCCGACCCTCGCTCCCATGGCGGCGCCCTCTCTTTCAATCTCGCCGGGCGGGACCCTGCGGAAGTCGGGTTTCTTCTCGACCGGGATTATGCTATTTTCAGCAGAGTCGGGCTGCACTGCGCTCCCGATGCCCACCGCAGCATCGGCACCTTCCCCCGGGGGACGGTGCGGGTCAGCCCCGGCTACTTCTCCACCGCCGAGGAAATCGACCAGCTGCTGGTGGCCCTGTCCGCCATTTCCACCCATCCCCCCGATTAG
- a CDS encoding phosphate/phosphite/phosphonate ABC transporter substrate-binding protein: MLLNSFRSPFSAIRLSLLLAAVTALFLLAGCDNEPQGPVLKIGYMNCNNEQETMQRFAPLTRYLSEQAGVRFEAVPVDTQDFEGRFKAGEFALTHTNSLLYIVLQHNADLRLVAADKRGHFGARSAGTLIARKDSGIKTLEDIRGKRLVFGPAMAPTGYLAQYDLMLNAGIDPETDLAYYAIPSGSFKHEKVLYGLYFGAFDVAAAPALDLELMAADGKINVDDFVVLAQSPVIPYCTFGSSADLDPAILAKVRKALLGLKPQDTVEIDGERVKVLQSAWVEGFEELLDSDYDIIRDMARRTNMPPYQTF; the protein is encoded by the coding sequence ATGCTGCTGAATTCCTTCCGATCCCCATTCTCCGCCATCCGGCTCTCTCTGTTGCTGGCTGCCGTCACGGCCCTTTTTCTCCTGGCCGGCTGCGACAACGAGCCGCAGGGGCCGGTGCTGAAGATCGGCTACATGAACTGCAACAACGAGCAGGAGACGATGCAGCGCTTCGCCCCCCTGACCCGCTACCTCTCGGAGCAGGCAGGGGTCCGTTTCGAGGCGGTCCCGGTGGACACCCAGGATTTCGAGGGGCGTTTCAAGGCCGGGGAATTCGCCCTCACCCATACCAATTCCCTCCTTTACATCGTGCTGCAGCACAACGCCGACCTGCGGCTCGTCGCCGCCGACAAGCGCGGTCACTTCGGGGCCCGCAGCGCCGGGACCCTCATCGCCCGCAAGGACAGCGGCATCAAGACCCTCGAGGATATCCGCGGCAAACGCCTGGTTTTCGGACCGGCGATGGCCCCCACCGGCTATCTTGCCCAGTACGACCTGATGCTCAATGCCGGGATCGACCCGGAGACGGATCTGGCCTACTACGCCATCCCTTCCGGTTCCTTCAAACATGAAAAAGTCCTTTACGGCCTCTATTTCGGCGCCTTCGACGTCGCCGCCGCCCCCGCCCTCGACCTCGAGTTGATGGCCGCCGACGGCAAGATCAACGTCGATGACTTTGTGGTCCTGGCCCAGAGTCCGGTGATCCCCTACTGCACCTTCGGATCCTCCGCCGATCTCGACCCCGCCATCCTGGCCAAGGTCCGCAAGGCCCTCCTCGGCCTCAAGCCTCAGGATACGGTGGAGATCGACGGGGAGCGGGTCAAGGTGCTGCAGTCGGCCTGGGTGGAAGGGTTCGAGGAGCTCCTCGACAGCGACTACGACATCATTCGCGACATGGCCCGGCGCACTAATATGCCCCCCTACCAGACTTTTTGA
- the yedE gene encoding YedE family putative selenium transporter: MNLRDCHLWIVIAAGAFLGALGVLLAVWGNPENSGICVSCFIENSAGALGFHENARMQYLRPELIGFVLGAAACAAGFREFRSRGGSAPLPRLVSGIFLMVGCAVFIGCPIKLFLRFTAGDLTAVAGVLGLVAGVWAGLKGLGGGVHLGSSREEGRGSGFLVPGFFLLLLVLFIARPGFLIFSGRGSAAQHAPWLLALGGGALLGALAQRSRFCITGGVRDTLLLGRRSPLLWGLLAFVAAATALNLATGRFHLGLYGQPGAHLDHLWSFLGMALVGWISVLIGGCPFRQLIKAGEGDADAGLVVVGMFIGGALVQSWGIAATAAGVSLVGKAAVLAGCLFVLGATLLFRERAPA; encoded by the coding sequence ATGAACCTGCGTGACTGCCATCTCTGGATCGTCATTGCGGCCGGGGCCTTTCTCGGGGCCCTTGGCGTGCTGCTGGCGGTCTGGGGGAATCCGGAGAATTCCGGGATCTGCGTCTCCTGCTTCATCGAGAACAGCGCCGGGGCTCTCGGCTTCCACGAAAACGCCCGCATGCAGTATCTGCGGCCGGAACTCATCGGCTTCGTTCTCGGCGCCGCCGCCTGCGCCGCCGGTTTCCGGGAATTCCGCTCCCGCGGCGGGAGCGCCCCTCTGCCGCGCCTGGTGTCGGGTATTTTTCTCATGGTCGGCTGCGCGGTCTTCATCGGCTGTCCGATCAAGCTCTTTCTCCGTTTCACCGCCGGCGACCTCACCGCCGTCGCCGGGGTCCTCGGGCTGGTCGCCGGGGTCTGGGCCGGGCTCAAGGGGCTCGGCGGCGGGGTCCATCTTGGCAGCAGCCGGGAGGAGGGGAGGGGGAGCGGCTTCCTCGTTCCCGGCTTCTTCCTCCTGCTGCTGGTCCTTTTCATCGCCCGTCCCGGTTTCCTCATCTTTTCCGGACGGGGGAGCGCCGCCCAGCACGCCCCCTGGCTTCTGGCCCTGGGGGGAGGAGCTCTTCTCGGCGCCCTGGCCCAACGCAGCCGCTTCTGTATCACCGGCGGGGTGCGCGACACCCTCCTTCTCGGCCGCCGCTCCCCCCTCCTCTGGGGACTGCTGGCCTTTGTCGCCGCCGCGACCGCCCTCAACCTGGCGACCGGCCGCTTTCACCTCGGGCTTTACGGTCAGCCCGGGGCTCATCTCGACCACCTCTGGTCCTTTCTCGGCATGGCTCTGGTCGGCTGGATCTCCGTCCTCATCGGTGGCTGTCCCTTCCGCCAGCTGATCAAGGCCGGGGAGGGAGATGCCGACGCCGGACTGGTGGTGGTGGGAATGTTCATCGGCGGCGCCCTGGTGCAGTCCTGGGGGATTGCCGCCACCGCCGCCGGAGTCTCCCTGGTCGGCAAGGCGGCCGTGCTCGCCGGCTGCCTCTTTGTCCTCGGCGCAACCCTTCTGTTTCGCGAACGGGCCCCCGCCTGA
- the rsmA gene encoding 16S rRNA (adenine(1518)-N(6)/adenine(1519)-N(6))-dimethyltransferase RsmA, which yields MDYRPKKRFGQNFLKSEHVVERILAAADLAETDRVLEIGPGLGALTDRILPLINEMTVMEVDRDLAARLSARAPDKLTLHLGDALRLDWDALLTAPPYKLVANLPYNISSQILFKVLDHRRLFRRLVLMFQKEVGDRLCASPGTKDYGILSVLCQVWFDVKRVVNVPPGAFSPPPKVDSVVLSFEPLPEPRVVVTDEALFRRVVKGAFAQRRKTLRNTLKASGFGDPNLEEILLAIDIDPVRRGETLSLEEFARLAQALGKNSTTAGQIP from the coding sequence ATGGACTACCGCCCGAAAAAACGTTTTGGCCAGAATTTTCTCAAGAGCGAACACGTCGTCGAGCGGATTCTCGCCGCCGCCGACCTCGCCGAAACGGACCGGGTGCTGGAGATCGGTCCCGGCCTCGGCGCCCTCACCGACCGTATCCTCCCCTTGATCAACGAGATGACGGTCATGGAGGTCGACCGCGACCTGGCCGCCCGGCTTTCCGCCCGCGCCCCCGACAAGCTGACGCTGCACCTCGGCGACGCGCTGCGCCTCGACTGGGACGCCCTGCTGACGGCGCCCCCCTACAAGCTGGTCGCCAATCTCCCCTACAACATCTCCAGTCAGATCCTCTTCAAGGTTCTCGATCACCGCCGGCTCTTCCGGCGCCTCGTCCTCATGTTTCAGAAGGAGGTCGGCGACCGTCTCTGCGCCTCTCCGGGGACCAAGGACTACGGCATCCTCTCGGTCCTCTGCCAGGTCTGGTTCGACGTGAAACGGGTGGTCAATGTCCCCCCCGGGGCCTTTTCCCCGCCGCCGAAGGTCGATTCCGTCGTCCTCTCCTTCGAGCCCCTCCCCGAACCCCGGGTGGTGGTGACCGACGAGGCGCTCTTTCGCCGGGTGGTCAAGGGGGCCTTCGCCCAGCGCCGCAAGACGTTGCGCAACACCCTGAAGGCCTCCGGTTTCGGCGATCCGAATCTGGAGGAGATCCTGCTGGCCATCGACATCGATCCGGTGCGGCGGGGAGAAACCTTAAGTCTCGAGGAATTCGCCCGTCTTGCCCAGGCCCTCGGAAAAAATTCAACGACGGCCGGACAGATCCCTTAA
- a CDS encoding GeoRSP system radical SAM/SPASM protein, whose product MADPITELFSAPLTVNWTLSFACNFSCSHCYSREEVAEELCTADIFRIVDVLAEKQVPFINFGGGEPLIRQDLFDIAAYATSRGLNVSMNSNGWLLDENAARRLKESGFKSVGISIDSAEGALHDDFRNRPGSFPRAVAALDALAAVGLKSTMSAVISRINHRHFRDLLQLAREHGAGTVYLHNFKCSGRGFKNREELDLSPEEWKAFYVEALAVQKETVDLDISFDDPVIASLPGYKENPLVKGSSCGKLSLHLRPDGDITPCGFIPLVVGNILRDDFDTLWYDSPILNKMRNKEATGKCSGCGAFSDCLGGCTARSFAVTGDFCEPDPHCWK is encoded by the coding sequence ATGGCTGATCCGATCACCGAGCTCTTCTCGGCGCCGCTGACCGTCAACTGGACCCTCTCCTTTGCCTGCAACTTCAGCTGCTCCCACTGCTACAGCCGGGAGGAGGTCGCCGAGGAACTTTGCACCGCCGATATCTTTCGCATCGTCGATGTGCTGGCCGAAAAGCAGGTCCCCTTCATCAATTTCGGCGGCGGCGAGCCGCTGATCCGCCAGGACCTCTTCGACATCGCCGCCTACGCCACCTCCCGCGGCCTCAACGTCTCCATGAACTCCAACGGCTGGCTCCTCGATGAGAACGCCGCCCGGCGTCTCAAGGAGAGCGGCTTCAAGAGCGTCGGCATCAGTATCGACAGCGCCGAAGGGGCCCTGCACGACGATTTCCGCAACCGGCCCGGCTCCTTTCCCCGCGCCGTGGCCGCTCTCGACGCCCTGGCCGCCGTCGGCCTCAAGAGCACCATGAGCGCGGTGATTTCCCGGATCAACCACCGGCACTTCCGCGACCTGCTGCAGCTGGCCCGGGAGCACGGCGCAGGCACCGTCTACCTGCACAACTTCAAGTGCAGCGGCCGCGGCTTCAAAAACCGCGAGGAACTCGATCTCTCCCCCGAGGAGTGGAAGGCCTTCTACGTCGAGGCCCTGGCCGTGCAGAAAGAGACGGTCGATCTCGACATCTCCTTCGACGATCCGGTGATCGCCTCGCTCCCCGGATACAAGGAAAATCCTCTGGTCAAGGGGAGCAGCTGTGGTAAACTTTCCCTGCATTTGCGCCCCGATGGCGACATTACCCCCTGTGGCTTCATCCCGCTGGTGGTGGGGAACATCCTCCGGGACGACTTCGATACCCTCTGGTATGATTCGCCGATTCTCAACAAGATGCGCAACAAGGAGGCGACGGGCAAGTGCAGCGGATGCGGCGCTTTTTCGGATTGTCTTGGCGGTTGCACCGCCCGCTCCTTCGCCGTCACCGGGGACTTCTGCGAGCCCGATCCGCACTGCTGGAAATAA
- the tsaD gene encoding tRNA (adenosine(37)-N6)-threonylcarbamoyltransferase complex transferase subunit TsaD: MLLLAIESSCDETSAAVVRDGRQVLSNIIASQVDVHARYGGVVPELASRKHVEAISVVIDQALETAAIGLEAVEGIVVTRGPGLIGALLVGLSVAKAIAFARKLPLVGVHHIEGHILAPLLEEEVSFPYLALAVSGGHTHLYRVDGIGRYVLLGRTIDDAAGEAFDKVAKMLGLPYPGGILIDRLASGGNPEAIPFPRPLLHQKNLDFSFSGMKTAVLNYVKKQEGPIQGDHLHHLAASFQAAVVDVLCQKTLRAAEEQGLGRIVVAGGVACNSGLRTRLHALGGEKGLDIHFPSPVLCADNAAMLAVAGDCYLRAGISEPLDLNALASWPLDRAGREKWHPGEAKS; the protein is encoded by the coding sequence ATGCTCCTTCTTGCCATAGAATCCTCCTGCGACGAGACATCGGCCGCCGTGGTCCGCGACGGTCGGCAGGTCCTCTCCAACATCATCGCCTCGCAGGTGGACGTTCACGCCCGTTATGGCGGAGTCGTCCCCGAGCTCGCCTCGCGCAAACACGTGGAGGCGATATCGGTGGTGATCGATCAGGCCCTCGAGACGGCGGCCATCGGACTCGAAGCCGTCGAGGGGATCGTCGTCACCCGCGGCCCCGGGCTCATCGGGGCGCTGCTGGTCGGGCTGTCGGTGGCCAAGGCCATCGCCTTTGCCCGCAAGCTCCCCCTGGTCGGGGTGCACCACATCGAGGGGCACATCCTGGCGCCCCTTCTCGAGGAGGAGGTTTCCTTCCCCTATCTGGCCCTCGCCGTTTCCGGGGGGCACACCCACCTCTACCGGGTCGACGGCATCGGACGCTACGTCCTCCTCGGGCGCACCATCGACGACGCTGCCGGCGAAGCCTTCGACAAGGTGGCAAAAATGCTCGGTCTCCCCTATCCCGGGGGGATCCTCATCGACCGCCTCGCCTCCGGAGGCAACCCCGAGGCCATCCCCTTTCCCCGGCCGCTGCTCCACCAGAAGAATCTCGATTTCAGCTTCAGCGGCATGAAGACCGCCGTTTTGAACTATGTGAAAAAACAGGAGGGGCCGATCCAGGGGGATCACCTTCACCACCTGGCCGCCAGTTTCCAGGCGGCGGTGGTCGACGTCCTCTGCCAGAAGACCTTGCGGGCCGCCGAAGAGCAGGGGCTGGGACGGATCGTCGTCGCCGGCGGTGTCGCCTGCAACAGCGGCCTGCGCACCCGTCTGCACGCCCTCGGGGGGGAAAAGGGCCTGGACATCCATTTTCCCTCTCCCGTTCTCTGTGCCGACAACGCCGCCATGCTGGCGGTGGCGGGGGACTGCTACCTCCGTGCCGGGATTTCCGAGCCCCTCGATCTCAACGCCCTGGCCAGTTGGCCCCTCGACCGGGCCGGTCGCGAAAAGTGGCATCCGGGGGAGGCGAAGTCGTAG
- the pqqD gene encoding pyrroloquinoline quinone biosynthesis peptide chaperone PqqD: MNCLIRNPDIVWRVEKRREETIRQAAEAGEDVSDRGTVILMISGMMHQLNLVGGEIWTLCDGSRTADELVDALAGEYQVAREELAGDVAEFIDDLLERGWLRHG; encoded by the coding sequence TTGAATTGCTTGATCCGTAACCCCGATATCGTCTGGCGGGTGGAAAAACGCCGGGAAGAAACGATCCGTCAGGCCGCGGAAGCAGGGGAGGACGTCTCCGACCGCGGGACGGTGATCCTCATGATCTCCGGGATGATGCATCAGCTCAATCTCGTCGGCGGCGAAATCTGGACCCTCTGCGACGGCAGCCGCACCGCCGATGAGCTCGTCGACGCTCTCGCCGGCGAGTATCAGGTGGCGCGGGAAGAGCTTGCCGGCGACGTCGCCGAATTCATCGACGATCTCCTCGAAAGGGGGTGGCTGCGCCATGGCTGA
- a CDS encoding peptidylprolyl isomerase produces MSQPVAVVNGKPVSRQEFDNAVQGFAMELHRKTMEHLTAEEGVKVRELALEKLLARELVYQHALSLGVVADEEAINAEKAKTIANFPDENEFYATLAKAGIDPAAYHRMLRQDLTVNRMTAAKLAEVTEPTETEVEDFYRSRPERILEPARIRACHILVRIQEGKKEEALALINDLKGRAASEDFAALARDHSACPSASRGGDLGYFHRGSMVRPFEDAAFSQPVGAVGEVVETPFGYHLIKVLDRREDRPLPLDEAAPRIRRFLKEEAGARLLGDWVAELRARAVIEILS; encoded by the coding sequence GTGTCCCAACCCGTCGCCGTGGTCAACGGCAAGCCGGTCAGCCGCCAGGAATTCGACAATGCCGTGCAGGGGTTTGCCATGGAACTCCATCGCAAGACCATGGAGCACCTTACCGCCGAGGAGGGAGTTAAGGTTCGGGAACTGGCCCTGGAAAAGCTTCTGGCCCGGGAGCTGGTCTATCAGCACGCCCTCTCCCTTGGGGTGGTGGCCGACGAGGAGGCCATCAACGCAGAAAAAGCAAAAACCATCGCCAACTTTCCCGATGAAAACGAGTTTTACGCCACCCTGGCCAAGGCCGGCATCGATCCCGCCGCCTATCACCGGATGCTCCGCCAGGATCTGACGGTGAACCGGATGACCGCCGCCAAACTCGCCGAGGTGACTGAACCGACGGAAACGGAGGTGGAGGATTTTTACCGCAGCCGGCCCGAGCGGATTCTCGAACCGGCCCGGATCCGCGCCTGCCACATCCTGGTGCGGATTCAGGAGGGGAAGAAGGAGGAGGCCCTGGCGCTGATCAACGATCTCAAGGGGCGGGCGGCCTCGGAAGATTTCGCCGCCCTGGCCCGGGACCATTCCGCCTGTCCCAGCGCCTCCCGGGGCGGGGACCTCGGTTATTTCCATCGCGGCAGCATGGTGCGCCCCTTCGAAGACGCGGCCTTTTCGCAACCGGTCGGCGCCGTCGGCGAGGTGGTGGAGACCCCTTTCGGGTATCACCTGATCAAGGTCCTCGACCGGCGGGAGGACCGGCCCCTCCCCCTCGATGAGGCCGCTCCCCGCATCCGGCGGTTTCTCAAGGAAGAGGCCGGGGCCCGGCTCCTCGGCGACTGGGTGGCCGAGCTCCGCGCCCGCGCCGTTATCGAGATTCTCTCCTGA
- a CDS encoding DUF2062 domain-containing protein, producing the protein MWRRWSFVRQFKLNVVRFLRLRGEPDEIAKGLALGIFIGMTPTFGFQMVLAIFFALLLKENRLAAVLGVWITNPVTAPVIYALEYELGRLLLGMKRAHFPAELTAAAFKNLGWEVLAPLCLGSLLFGILCAGLSYALTLRLIPLIKTWRVPRWPRPRKKS; encoded by the coding sequence ATGTGGCGACGCTGGTCTTTTGTTCGACAGTTCAAACTCAACGTCGTGCGCTTTCTCCGTCTGCGGGGGGAACCCGACGAGATTGCCAAGGGCCTCGCTCTGGGGATCTTCATCGGCATGACGCCGACCTTCGGTTTTCAGATGGTCCTGGCGATCTTCTTCGCCCTCCTCCTCAAGGAGAACCGTCTGGCCGCCGTCCTCGGCGTCTGGATCACCAACCCGGTTACGGCGCCGGTGATCTATGCCTTGGAATATGAGTTGGGGCGGCTCCTCCTCGGCATGAAACGCGCCCATTTTCCGGCGGAGCTCACCGCGGCGGCCTTCAAAAATCTCGGCTGGGAGGTCCTCGCCCCCCTGTGCCTCGGCAGCCTCCTCTTCGGGATTCTCTGTGCCGGCCTGAGCTATGCCCTGACCCTGCGGCTGATTCCGCTGATCAAGACCTGGCGGGTCCCCCGCTGGCCGCGCCCCCGCAAGAAGTCTTGA
- a CDS encoding SPASM domain-containing protein — MTLDLLDTPLRATWDLHFADGRPARCVAAVAEALGEGGVFYVTLDKRPLAHPEIALILSRLADTGCRTLVVCSGDEEELRTLKGPLSIGSLFLDAASFIGGGKLDFVRLGEVLDRLRRRGFDPSLLLTPLRGTIGFLPDLLSFCRERGVGKFKLPNIGIDASFCHSRRDDFLSAEDLSTLKESVGDDPPTLRRGIALEIHDLFLWEILFPGGEEGRSEYGGCQAGNSLAHVDAEGMLHPCSSWPSPLGSLVGASLAELWQSPLRMAIRAEIAAIPAGCAGCRDYPLCFGGCRGLSRTLRGNPDGRDSLCSGTRS, encoded by the coding sequence ATGACCCTCGATCTTCTCGATACCCCCCTGCGGGCGACCTGGGACCTTCACTTCGCCGACGGCCGGCCGGCCCGCTGTGTCGCCGCGGTGGCCGAAGCCCTCGGCGAGGGAGGGGTCTTTTACGTCACTCTCGATAAGCGCCCCCTGGCCCATCCGGAGATCGCTTTGATCCTTTCGAGGCTGGCCGATACCGGATGCCGGACGCTGGTGGTCTGCAGCGGCGACGAGGAAGAGTTGCGCACCCTGAAGGGGCCCCTTTCCATCGGCTCCCTTTTTCTCGATGCGGCCTCCTTCATCGGCGGCGGAAAACTCGATTTCGTCCGTCTCGGAGAGGTTCTCGACCGTCTCCGGAGGCGGGGATTCGATCCTTCCCTCCTCCTGACTCCGCTGCGCGGCACCATCGGCTTTTTGCCCGATTTGCTCTCCTTCTGTCGGGAGCGCGGCGTGGGGAAATTTAAGTTGCCAAACATCGGTATCGATGCTAGTTTTTGCCACTCCCGTCGGGATGATTTTCTGTCGGCCGAGGACCTTTCGACGCTGAAAGAGTCGGTTGGCGACGATCCCCCGACGTTGCGCCGCGGCATCGCTCTGGAGATCCACGATCTCTTCCTCTGGGAAATCCTCTTTCCCGGCGGCGAGGAGGGGCGCAGCGAATACGGCGGCTGCCAGGCCGGCAACAGTCTGGCCCACGTCGATGCCGAAGGGATGCTTCACCCCTGTTCTTCCTGGCCTTCGCCCCTCGGATCCCTCGTCGGGGCTTCACTTGCCGAGCTGTGGCAGTCACCGCTGCGGATGGCAATCCGCGCCGAGATCGCCGCGATCCCGGCGGGATGTGCGGGGTGCCGCGACTATCCCCTCTGCTTCGGCGGCTGTCGCGGCCTCTCCCGGACCCTGAGAGGCAACCCCGACGGGCGCGACTCCCTGTGCAGCGGTACCCGTTCCTGA
- a CDS encoding PhoH family protein, producing MKKTYVLDTNVLLHDPQALFRFEDNDLVIPITVIEEIDGFKKDQNEIGRNARQISRYIDGFREKAHLTEGVTLDSGGVLKVALCTEETLKLLPPELRAERGDNRILAVAIELKGSCDCPVIFVTKDINLRIKADAVGLMAEDYASDKVSIEELYSGTAEVLVDKAKVDTFYGQGFLPLEGDFQPNQGLTLVDSANPSHTAIGRYDHTLRQVVPLIRTPKEGVWGIHPRNREQQFAFDLLFNEDIQLVTLVGKAGTGKTLLAIAAGLFKSADEGSYSRLLVSRPVFPMGRDLGFLPGDVEEKLAPWMQPIFDNVELLLGAVEEHGKRKRGYKELVDMGIMEIEALTYIRGRSIPKQYMIVDEAQNLTPHEIKTIITRAGEGTKIILTGDPYQIDNPYVDSSSNGLTYVVEKFKGQEIAGHITLTKGERSILAELAANLL from the coding sequence ATGAAAAAAACCTACGTTCTCGACACCAACGTGCTGCTTCACGATCCCCAGGCCCTCTTCCGCTTTGAGGACAACGATCTCGTCATTCCGATCACCGTCATCGAGGAAATCGACGGCTTCAAGAAGGATCAGAACGAAATCGGCCGCAATGCCCGCCAGATCTCCCGCTACATCGACGGTTTCCGGGAGAAGGCGCACCTCACCGAGGGGGTGACCCTCGATTCCGGAGGGGTCCTCAAGGTCGCCCTCTGCACCGAGGAGACCCTCAAGCTTCTCCCTCCCGAACTGCGTGCCGAACGGGGGGACAACCGCATCCTCGCCGTCGCCATCGAGCTCAAGGGGAGTTGCGATTGCCCGGTGATCTTCGTCACCAAGGACATCAACCTGCGGATCAAGGCCGATGCCGTCGGGCTGATGGCCGAAGATTACGCCTCCGACAAGGTCTCCATCGAGGAGCTCTACTCGGGGACCGCCGAGGTTCTGGTCGACAAGGCGAAGGTCGACACCTTCTACGGTCAGGGATTTCTCCCCCTGGAAGGGGATTTCCAGCCGAACCAGGGGTTGACGCTGGTGGACAGCGCCAACCCCTCCCACACCGCCATCGGCCGGTACGACCATACCCTGAGACAGGTGGTGCCGCTGATCCGCACCCCCAAGGAAGGGGTCTGGGGGATTCACCCCCGCAACCGCGAACAGCAATTCGCCTTCGATCTCCTCTTCAACGAGGATATCCAGCTGGTGACCCTGGTGGGGAAGGCCGGCACCGGCAAGACCCTGCTGGCCATCGCCGCCGGTCTCTTCAAATCGGCCGACGAGGGGAGCTACAGCCGGCTCCTCGTTTCCCGCCCCGTCTTTCCCATGGGGCGGGATCTCGGATTTCTCCCCGGCGATGTGGAGGAAAAGCTTGCTCCCTGGATGCAGCCGATCTTTGACAACGTCGAGCTCCTTCTCGGCGCCGTGGAAGAGCACGGGAAACGCAAGCGGGGGTACAAGGAACTGGTCGATATGGGGATCATGGAGATCGAGGCCCTGACGTACATCCGCGGCCGCTCCATCCCCAAACAGTACATGATCGTCGACGAGGCCCAGAATCTCACCCCCCACGAGATCAAGACCATCATCACCCGGGCCGGGGAGGGGACCAAGATCATCCTCACGGGGGACCCCTACCAGATCGACAACCCCTACGTCGATTCCTCGAGCAACGGCCTGACCTACGTCGTCGAAAAATTCAAGGGGCAGGAGATCGCCGGTCACATCACCCTGACCAAGGGGGAGCGCTCCATCCTCGCCGAACTCGCTGCGAATCTGCTTTAG